The Arachis duranensis cultivar V14167 chromosome 2, aradu.V14167.gnm2.J7QH, whole genome shotgun sequence genome has a window encoding:
- the LOC107473025 gene encoding mitochondrial adenine nucleotide transporter ADNT1-like, which produces MSATYPMDMVRGRITVQIPYVGLNFAVYESLKDWLIKSKPFGLAQDSELSVTTRLACGAVAGTFGQTVAYPLDVIRRRMQMVGWNHAASVVAGDGRGKVPLEYTRMIDAFRKTVRYEGFGALYKGLVPNSVKVVPSIAIAFVTYEVVKDILGVKFRISD; this is translated from the exons ATGTCTGCAACTTATCCAATGGATATGGTTCGAGGCAGGATAACTGTACAG ATTCCTTATGTGGGTCTCAACTTTGCTGTCTACGAGTCTTTAAAAGATTGGTTAATCAAATCCAAACCGTTTGGTCTAGCTCAAGATTCTGAGTTGAGTGTGACAACACGTCTGGCTTGTGGTGCTGTTGCCGGAACTTTTGGACAAACTGTTGCTTATCCTCTCGACGTCATTCGTCGAAGAATGCAGATGGTGGGCTGGAACCATGCTGCTTCTGTTGTAGCTGGGGACGGAAGAGGCAAGGTCCCGCTCGAATACACTAGAATGATAGATGCATTTAGGAAAACCGTTCGGTACGAGGGATTTGGTGCATTATACAAGGGGCTGGTGCCAAATTCTGTAAAG GTGGTGCCGTCCATAGCAATCGCATTTGTAACGTATGAGGTGGTGAAGGACATTCTAGGAGTCAAGTTCCGAATATCAGACTGA
- the LOC107472948 gene encoding protein HEAT STRESS TOLERANT DWD 1 encodes MTRGIKHRMKTKRKNKGSKKGEGSSSVPPQHPVKVWQPGVDKLEEGEELQCDPSAYNSLHAFHIGWPCLSFDIVRDTLGLVRTEFPHTVYFMAGTQAEKASWNSIGIFKVSNITGKRRELVPKHEGDEDGEDSDSEDDSDDEDENGAQGPTLQLRKVTHEGCVNRIRSMSQNPHICAAWADTGYVQVWDLSSHLNALAESETEGIQGAAAVFTQDPLSKYKHKDEGYAIDWNPLVPGRLVSGDCKNCIYLWEPTSAATWNVDNTPFVGHTASVEDLQWSPAEPDVFASCSVDGSIAIWDTRRGKSPAASFKAHNADVNVISWNRLASIMLASGSDDGTISIRDLRLLKEGDSVVAHFEYHKHPITSIEWSPHEASSLAVSSSDNQLTIWDLSLEKDEEEEAEFKAQTKELVNAPEDLPPQLLFIHQGQKDLKELHWHAQIPGMIVSTAADGFNILMPSNIQSTLPSDGA; translated from the exons ATGACTCGCGGGATAAAACACCGTATGAAAACCAAGAGAAAGAACAAG GGTTCGAAGAAAGGGGAAGGGTCGTCTTCGGTGCCGCCACAACATCCGGTGAAGGTGTGGCAACCTGGTGTGGACAAGTTGGAGGAAGGTGAGGAACTCCAGTGTGATCCTTCTGCTTACAACTCTCTTCATGCGTTTCACATCGGATGGCCCTGTTTAAG CTTTGATATTGTACGAGACACTCTGGGTTTAGTTCGAACAGAATTTCCCCACACGGTATATTTCATGGCAGGGACTCAG GCGGAGAAAGCTTCCTGGAATTCTATTGGAATATTTAAAGTTTCAAATATTACTGGGAAGAGACGTGAGCTGGTGCCTAAACATGAAGGTGATGAGGATGGTGAGGATAGTGATAGTGAAGATGATAGTgacgatgaagatgaaaatggAGCTCAGGGTCCCACCTTGCAG TTGCGGAAGGTAACACACGAAGGATGTGTCAACCGTATACGCTCCATGTCACAAAACCCACATATATGTGCAGCTTGGGCAGATACTGGTTATGTACAG GTTTGGGACTTAAGCTCTCATCTGAATGCTCTAGCAGAGTCAGAAACAGAGGGTATCCAAGGAGCTGCTGCAGTTTTTACTCAGGACCCCCTATCTAAATATAAACACAAAGATGAAGGCTATGCTATTGACTGGAATCCTCTTGTTCCTGGAAGGCTTGTATCTG GGGATTGCAAGAATTGTATTTATCTGTGGGAACCAACATCTGCTGCAACATGGAATGTTGACAATACTCCATTTGTTGGACATACTGCTAGTGTTGAAGATCTGCAA TGGAGCCCTGCGGAGCCTGATGTTTTTGCTTCTTGTTCTGTGGATGGAAGCATTGCTATATGGGATACTCGACGGGGGAAATCTCCAGCTGCATCTTTTAAAGCACATAACGCTGATGTGAATGTTATATCATGGAACAG GTTGGCTAGTATTATGTTGGCCTCCGGGAGTGATGATGGGACAATTTCCATTCGTGATCTCAGATTGCTCAAG GAAGGAGATTCTGTGGTAGCACATTTTGAATACCATAAACACCCAATCACATCCATTGAGTGGAGTCCACATGAAGCCTCATCATTGGCCGTTTCGTCATCCGATAATCAGCTTAC GATATGGGACCTTTCTTTAGAAAAGGACGAGGAAGAGGAGGCTGAATTCAAGGCTCAAACCAAAGAACTAGTGAATGCCCCTGAAGATCTTCCTCCCCAACTACTATTTATTCATCAG GGACAAAAAGACCTCAAAGAACTACATTGGCATGCTCAGATTCCTGGGATGATTGTATCTACAGCAGCAGATGGATTCAACATCCTTATGCCTTCAAATATTCAGAGCACTTTGCCATCAGATGGTGCTTGA